In a genomic window of Flavobacterium sp. KACC 22761:
- a CDS encoding deoxynucleoside kinase, producing the protein MHIAIAGNIGAGKTTLTKLLAKHFKWEPHYEDVVDNPYLDDFYHQMERWSFNLQIYFLNSRFRQVQQIRESGKKIIQDRTIYEDAYIFAPNLYSMGLMTSRDFENYTSLFELMESLVKAPDLLIYLRSSIPNLVGQIHKRGREYENSISIDYLSRLNERYEAWIQTYTKGRLLIIDVDNINFVDNPEDLGNIINRIDAELNGLF; encoded by the coding sequence ATGCACATAGCAATAGCAGGAAATATCGGCGCAGGAAAGACAACATTAACAAAGTTATTGGCCAAACACTTTAAATGGGAACCTCATTATGAAGATGTGGTTGATAATCCGTACTTAGACGATTTTTACCACCAAATGGAGCGTTGGTCATTTAATTTACAAATCTATTTCTTAAATAGCCGTTTCCGCCAAGTGCAGCAAATTCGCGAAAGCGGAAAAAAAATCATTCAGGATAGAACAATTTATGAGGATGCTTATATTTTTGCTCCCAATTTATATTCTATGGGATTGATGACAAGCCGTGATTTTGAAAATTACACTTCGTTGTTTGAATTAATGGAATCATTGGTAAAAGCACCCGATTTATTGATTTATTTGAGAAGTTCTATTCCAAATCTTGTTGGACAAATCCACAAACGCGGACGCGAATACGAAAATTCAATTTCGATTGATTATTTGAGTCGTTTGAACGAAAGATACGAAGCATGGATTCAAACTTATACAAAAGGCCGATTATTGATTATTGATGTTGACAATATTAATTTTGTTGATAATCCAGAAGATTTAGGAAATATCATTAATAGAATTGATGCCGAATTGAACGGATTATTCTAA
- a CDS encoding GLPGLI family protein, protein MKKVFFYMSLMLVFSQMQAQKDFQGMAVYESKTQAPKMDGMRANRDITPEMQKNMEERMKKMLEKTFILNFDKSASIYKEEEKLETPGQQGGGMRIMMNSFMGGGGTFYKNVKSKSYTVDKEFMGKEFLVVDSLPKLNWKMESETKQIGGYTCYKATAVKEASKTDFRNFRPKNNDDKKPEEKKDDAKKTSGETKTNFQDNFEIPKEIIITAWYSPEIPVNQGPENYWGLPGLILEVNDGRTTILCSKIVLNAKDKVEIKAPTKGKVVSQKDYDETVIKKMEEFREMNRGREGGPGGGPVMIRR, encoded by the coding sequence ATGAAAAAAGTGTTTTTTTATATGTCTTTGATGCTTGTTTTTTCTCAAATGCAGGCGCAAAAAGATTTTCAGGGAATGGCTGTTTATGAGTCAAAAACCCAAGCTCCGAAAATGGATGGAATGCGAGCTAATAGAGATATTACGCCCGAAATGCAAAAGAATATGGAGGAGCGAATGAAAAAAATGCTTGAAAAAACCTTTATTTTAAATTTTGACAAATCGGCTTCTATTTATAAAGAAGAAGAAAAATTGGAAACACCAGGTCAGCAAGGAGGTGGCATGCGCATTATGATGAATTCGTTCATGGGTGGCGGAGGCACTTTTTATAAAAATGTAAAAAGCAAATCGTACACAGTTGACAAAGAATTTATGGGAAAAGAATTTCTAGTGGTGGATTCTTTGCCAAAATTAAATTGGAAAATGGAATCTGAAACCAAACAAATTGGCGGTTATACATGCTACAAGGCAACGGCGGTAAAAGAAGCTAGCAAAACCGATTTTAGAAACTTCAGACCCAAAAATAACGACGATAAAAAGCCGGAAGAGAAAAAAGATGACGCAAAGAAAACTTCTGGCGAAACGAAAACAAACTTTCAGGATAACTTCGAAATTCCTAAAGAAATTATAATAACAGCTTGGTATTCTCCAGAGATTCCTGTGAATCAGGGACCAGAAAATTATTGGGGACTTCCGGGTTTGATTTTGGAAGTAAACGATGGAAGAACGACTATTTTATGTTCGAAAATTGTTTTAAATGCCAAAGACAAAGTCGAAATAAAGGCACCTACAAAAGGAAAAGTGGTTTCTCAGAAAGATTACGATGAAACAGTAATCAAAAAAATGGAAGAATTCAGAGAAATGAACCGTGGCCGTGAAGGTGGTCCAGGTGGTGGTCCAGTAATGATTAGACGATAA
- a CDS encoding carboxypeptidase-like regulatory domain-containing protein, whose protein sequence is MKNIFLFVIFLMTSISFAQTVRFDGIIQDEQKNPLEMANIMAVNNATKAMDSYGITNDKGKFQLTLKPNTSYTIKISYLGMKSKEMAISTNTENIVQNIVMDGAGIELEGVEIVREMPVSIKGDTIVYNADSFKSGTEKKLEDVLKKLPGVEVNADGEIEVEGKKVSKLMVEGKDFFDGDTKLGVKNIPADAIDKVQVLRNYNEVSQLKGLENDQDNVAMNIKLKSGKKNFWFGDVTAGIGVAELDSRYIINPKLFYYSPKYSINLITNFNNIGELPLTAQDYFKFTGGFKNMMKKGGSNFNVSSNDLGISVLRNNRAKEIETKFGATNFSYNPTKAWNISGFGILSVSKTDLETKSQTTILDSGDQQKRDEMTHQKNNLGLFKLSSSYKPSDKFQFDYDILTKLSKQDEDTDLLRESVVNNVSAVETILTQKKQDPTSVNQNLSLYYTQSDKNIFAFEAQHLYQDENPFYNANLRSQPFDLAGYISGQNRNDLNQDRFVKTNKLDAKLDYYYMVTPKSNFNVTLGNTYSYQNFNSHIFQMLDNRDKNDLNEPENNNDVDYRFNDAFLGFHYKILTGKFTFTPGLSIHTYNMTNAQLGTDYSQSFTKVLPDFFALYQIKKSETLTYNFSLSNDFTDINQLAAGYVLSDYSSLFRGNRFLENATSQVHSLRYFKYNMFNFENIFANATYTKKVDAIKTKANFDGINQSSVPYNSNLADETLSGMGSYGRSFLKNYKASATASLNWSKFNNIQNNVLATTESFTQSYTVKAATNYKNLPNLELGYNALINQYSGSTYYTDKPFARLDYYFWKSFSFVSEYEFYHYYNGNKTVDNEYDFLSASLVYQKKDSKWEYKVSATNILNTTYLNDDSFSQFSTRVSQYTVQPRYIIFSMKYNL, encoded by the coding sequence ATGAAAAATATATTTCTTTTCGTCATTTTTTTAATGACCTCGATATCTTTTGCGCAAACGGTTCGTTTTGATGGTATTATTCAAGACGAGCAAAAAAATCCGTTGGAAATGGCCAATATTATGGCGGTTAACAACGCCACAAAAGCAATGGATTCTTATGGTATTACTAATGATAAAGGGAAATTTCAGCTTACATTAAAGCCAAATACTTCTTATACAATTAAGATAAGTTATCTTGGAATGAAATCAAAAGAAATGGCGATTTCGACCAATACCGAAAATATCGTTCAGAATATTGTAATGGACGGTGCTGGAATAGAATTGGAAGGTGTTGAAATTGTTCGCGAAATGCCGGTTTCGATAAAAGGTGACACTATTGTTTACAATGCCGATTCGTTTAAATCGGGAACAGAAAAAAAGCTGGAGGATGTTTTGAAAAAATTGCCCGGCGTTGAGGTAAATGCCGATGGTGAAATAGAAGTAGAAGGAAAAAAAGTCAGCAAATTAATGGTTGAAGGAAAAGATTTTTTCGACGGAGATACCAAACTAGGCGTTAAAAATATTCCTGCCGATGCTATTGACAAAGTGCAGGTTTTAAGAAATTATAACGAAGTAAGCCAATTAAAAGGTCTGGAAAATGATCAGGATAATGTTGCGATGAACATCAAGCTGAAATCGGGGAAAAAGAATTTCTGGTTTGGAGATGTAACGGCAGGAATTGGCGTTGCAGAGCTTGATAGTCGATACATAATCAATCCAAAACTGTTTTATTATAGTCCTAAATATTCCATCAATTTAATTACCAATTTCAATAATATTGGCGAATTGCCTCTGACGGCCCAGGATTATTTCAAATTTACGGGCGGTTTCAAAAATATGATGAAAAAGGGAGGAAGCAATTTTAATGTTTCGTCGAATGATTTGGGGATTTCAGTTTTAAGAAACAATCGTGCTAAGGAAATCGAAACGAAGTTTGGAGCGACGAATTTTTCTTATAATCCCACAAAAGCTTGGAATATTAGCGGTTTCGGAATTCTTTCGGTTTCGAAAACAGATTTAGAAACCAAATCGCAAACCACGATTTTAGATTCTGGCGATCAGCAGAAACGAGATGAAATGACGCATCAAAAAAATAATTTGGGACTTTTTAAATTGAGTTCGAGTTATAAGCCAAGCGATAAATTTCAGTTTGATTATGATATTTTGACCAAATTATCAAAACAAGATGAAGATACTGATTTGTTACGTGAATCGGTTGTAAATAATGTTTCGGCAGTTGAAACCATTTTGACACAGAAAAAGCAAGATCCAACATCAGTAAATCAAAATTTGAGTTTGTATTATACGCAAAGCGACAAAAACATTTTTGCTTTTGAGGCGCAACATTTATATCAAGACGAGAATCCGTTTTATAATGCCAATTTACGTTCGCAGCCTTTTGATTTGGCTGGATATATTTCGGGACAGAATCGAAATGATTTGAATCAGGACCGTTTTGTGAAAACAAATAAACTCGATGCAAAACTGGATTACTATTATATGGTAACGCCAAAAAGCAATTTTAATGTGACTTTAGGAAATACCTATTCGTACCAAAATTTCAATTCTCATATTTTCCAAATGCTGGACAATAGAGATAAAAATGACTTGAATGAACCAGAAAATAACAATGATGTTGATTATAGATTTAATGATGCTTTTTTAGGTTTTCACTATAAAATCCTGACAGGAAAATTTACTTTCACTCCCGGCCTAAGCATACACACATACAATATGACAAATGCGCAATTGGGAACCGATTATTCACAAAGTTTCACAAAAGTCCTTCCTGATTTTTTTGCCTTGTACCAAATCAAAAAATCAGAAACATTGACGTATAATTTTTCATTATCGAATGATTTTACAGATATCAATCAGCTTGCGGCGGGTTATGTTTTATCAGATTACAGCAGTTTGTTTAGAGGAAATCGTTTCTTGGAAAATGCGACTTCGCAAGTGCATTCATTGCGTTATTTCAAATATAATATGTTCAATTTCGAGAATATTTTTGCCAATGCCACGTACACGAAAAAAGTTGACGCCATAAAAACGAAGGCTAATTTTGACGGAATTAATCAATCTTCAGTTCCGTATAACTCCAATTTAGCCGATGAAACTTTAAGCGGAATGGGAAGTTACGGACGTTCTTTCTTGAAAAATTACAAAGCCTCGGCAACGGCAAGCTTGAATTGGTCAAAGTTTAATAATATTCAGAATAATGTTTTGGCGACGACAGAAAGTTTTACGCAAAGTTATACGGTAAAAGCAGCAACAAATTATAAAAATCTGCCGAATTTAGAACTTGGTTATAACGCTTTGATTAATCAATACAGCGGTTCAACTTATTATACGGACAAGCCTTTTGCGAGATTGGATTATTATTTCTGGAAAAGTTTTTCATTTGTTTCAGAGTATGAATTCTATCATTATTATAATGGAAATAAAACGGTTGATAACGAATATGACTTTTTGAGCGCCAGTTTGGTTTATCAGAAAAAAGACAGCAAATGGGAGTATAAAGTTTCGGCTACAAACATATTAAATACAACTTATTTGAATGATGACAGTTTTTCGCAATTTTCTACACGAGTTTCGCAATACACTGTTCAGCCTCGCTACATCATCTTTTCAATGAAATACAATTTGTAG
- a CDS encoding M28 family peptidase gives MKNKMILGLLVSGAMTFAQAVKKPLVAAITDKDLKTDMYQMAGDHFNGREAGTLDELKVSMWLANKAKEAGMEPAGDDGTYFQFFDLYRHQVTPNTKFKIGQKEFKLWKDVLVAETTNIKVEGSLVYLGAATKEEIEKADVKGKAVVLLASKEGIADDISLFDRRYPGLVRNKYYDLVVKKGAIALIMVADELAEQSWSQVEPQMTRGIYGIEGFRDKIGSTMPVFWVHGDQLNYLKKTKDLLSAEVISETYKYPSVNVVGTIAGTDPKLKNEYVLFSGHQDHDGVRQKYGQDSIYNGADDNASTCVAMLAIARAYKQQPGKRTSLFVFHGSEERGLLGSRWYAAHPTVPEKDIIAVLNGDMIGRNNVNQAALLGSSSPHENSSDLVAIAKKANDEGPKFDLDKLWDRPEHPEYFYFRSDHLPYARRGIPSVFYTSVLHSQYHTPMDESENIDFVKLHKMTEWIYRTGWILSNDPNRPKTLPNVQLER, from the coding sequence ATGAAAAACAAAATGATCCTTGGTTTACTGGTTTCTGGAGCAATGACTTTTGCACAGGCAGTTAAAAAACCATTAGTTGCGGCAATAACTGATAAAGATCTTAAAACTGATATGTATCAAATGGCCGGAGACCATTTTAACGGTCGTGAAGCGGGAACTCTAGACGAATTAAAAGTATCAATGTGGCTGGCTAATAAAGCAAAAGAAGCGGGAATGGAACCTGCAGGAGATGATGGAACTTATTTCCAATTTTTTGATTTGTACAGACACCAAGTTACGCCAAATACAAAGTTTAAAATTGGACAAAAAGAGTTTAAACTTTGGAAAGATGTTTTAGTGGCAGAAACTACTAATATTAAGGTAGAAGGTTCATTAGTTTATCTAGGCGCAGCAACAAAAGAAGAAATTGAAAAAGCAGATGTTAAGGGAAAAGCAGTAGTTTTATTAGCTTCAAAAGAAGGAATTGCTGATGATATTTCGCTTTTTGACAGGCGTTATCCTGGGTTAGTTAGAAATAAATATTATGACCTTGTGGTTAAAAAAGGAGCAATCGCACTTATTATGGTTGCAGACGAATTGGCTGAGCAAAGTTGGTCACAAGTGGAGCCACAAATGACAAGAGGTATTTACGGGATTGAAGGTTTCCGTGATAAAATAGGATCTACGATGCCAGTTTTCTGGGTTCACGGTGATCAATTAAATTATTTAAAAAAGACTAAAGATTTATTGTCTGCTGAAGTTATTTCTGAAACTTACAAATATCCTTCAGTAAACGTCGTAGGTACAATTGCAGGAACAGATCCTAAATTGAAAAATGAATATGTACTTTTCAGCGGTCACCAAGATCATGATGGTGTGCGTCAAAAATACGGACAGGATTCTATTTATAATGGAGCCGATGATAATGCAAGTACTTGCGTGGCAATGTTGGCAATCGCACGAGCTTATAAGCAACAACCTGGAAAAAGAACATCTTTGTTTGTATTTCACGGTTCAGAGGAACGCGGTTTGTTGGGATCAAGATGGTATGCAGCACATCCTACCGTTCCAGAAAAAGACATTATCGCAGTTTTAAACGGTGATATGATTGGAAGAAACAATGTAAATCAAGCGGCATTATTGGGTTCTAGTTCGCCACATGAAAATTCATCTGATTTGGTTGCCATTGCCAAAAAAGCAAATGACGAAGGTCCAAAATTTGATTTGGATAAACTTTGGGACAGGCCAGAACATCCAGAATATTTTTACTTCCGTTCAGATCATTTGCCATATGCAAGAAGAGGAATCCCTTCAGTTTTTTACACCAGCGTTTTGCACAGTCAATATCATACGCCAATGGATGAATCTGAAAATATTGATTTCGTAAAATTGCATAAAATGACAGAGTGGATTTACAGAACGGGTTGGATTTTGTCTAATGATCCTAATCGCCCTAAAACATTGCCAAATGTGCAATTGGAAAGATAA
- the metK gene encoding methionine adenosyltransferase, translating into MAYLFTSESVSEGHPDKVADQISDALIDNFLAFDADSKVACETLVTTGQVILAGEVKSNTYLDVQQIAREVIRKIGYTKSEYMFEANSCGILSAIHEQSADINQGVDRAKPEEQGAGDQGMMFGYATNETENYMPLALDLSHKLLQELAILRRENKEITYLRPDAKSQVTLEYSDDNKPTRIDAIVISTQHDDFDEEAAMLAKIKKDIVEILIPRIIAKNPKHAHLFNDKINYHINPTGKFVIGGPHGDTGLTGRKIIVDTYGGKGAHGGGAFSGKDPSKVDRSAAYATRHIAKNLVAAGVADEILVQVSYAIGVAEPMGIFIETYGTSKVNLTNGEIAKKVEAIFDMRPYFIEQRLKLRNPIYSETAAYGHMGRKPETVTKTFSAPGGNEKTVTVELFTWEKLDFVDQVKVAFGL; encoded by the coding sequence ATGGCTTATTTATTTACGTCAGAATCTGTTAGTGAAGGGCATCCAGACAAAGTTGCAGATCAAATTTCGGATGCATTAATTGACAACTTTTTGGCATTTGACGCTGACTCGAAAGTAGCTTGTGAAACATTAGTTACAACAGGTCAGGTTATTTTAGCAGGAGAAGTAAAATCAAATACTTATCTTGATGTACAGCAAATTGCACGTGAGGTAATCCGCAAAATTGGATATACTAAGAGCGAATATATGTTTGAAGCAAATTCTTGTGGAATTCTTTCAGCAATTCACGAGCAATCTGCAGATATTAACCAAGGTGTTGACAGAGCTAAGCCAGAAGAGCAAGGAGCTGGAGACCAAGGAATGATGTTTGGTTACGCTACAAATGAAACTGAAAACTACATGCCTTTGGCATTAGATTTATCTCATAAATTATTACAAGAATTAGCAATCTTAAGACGTGAAAACAAAGAAATCACGTATTTACGTCCAGATGCTAAATCTCAAGTAACTTTAGAATACAGCGACGATAACAAACCAACTCGTATTGATGCAATTGTTATCTCGACTCAACACGATGATTTTGATGAAGAAGCTGCAATGTTGGCTAAAATCAAAAAAGATATCGTTGAAATCTTGATTCCAAGAATTATAGCTAAAAATCCAAAACACGCTCATTTATTCAACGATAAAATAAACTACCACATCAACCCAACAGGGAAATTCGTTATTGGAGGACCTCACGGAGATACTGGTTTGACAGGAAGAAAAATCATTGTTGATACGTACGGTGGAAAAGGTGCTCACGGTGGTGGTGCATTCTCTGGGAAAGATCCAAGTAAAGTAGATAGAAGTGCTGCTTATGCTACACGTCATATCGCTAAAAACTTAGTTGCTGCAGGTGTTGCTGATGAAATCTTAGTTCAGGTTTCTTACGCAATTGGAGTTGCCGAGCCAATGGGTATTTTCATTGAAACTTACGGAACTTCTAAAGTAAACTTAACGAACGGTGAAATCGCTAAAAAAGTAGAAGCTATCTTTGATATGCGTCCTTACTTTATTGAGCAACGTTTGAAATTAAGAAACCCAATTTATAGCGAAACTGCTGCTTACGGACACATGGGACGTAAACCAGAAACGGTTACTAAAACTTTCTCTGCTCCAGGTGGAAACGAAAAAACTGTTACTGTTGAATTGTTTACATGGGAAAAACTTGATTTTGTTGACCAAGTTAAAGTTGCATTTGGATTGTAA
- a CDS encoding O-acetylhomoserine aminocarboxypropyltransferase/cysteine synthase family protein, whose product MSTQKFATNALHAGHDVTKNAGTRAVPIYQTSSYVFNNADHAANLFGLAEAGFIYTRLNNPTNDVLEQRLAALEGGIGAVVTASGASAISTTLLTLLRAGDHIVASNSLYGGTYNLLSVTLPRLGITTTFVDPSKPENFTKAAKENTRAFFVESLGNPKLDVLDLKGISAEAKAFKVPFIVDNTVATPYLLNPIKYGADIVIHSLTKYIAGNGTSLGGVIIDAGNFDWANGKFPEFTEPSAGYHGLVYHEALGNAAFIAKARIEGLRDFGSALSPFNAFQIIQGLETLPIRIKKHSENALALAEWLEKQDEVVWVNYPGLKSSKYHDLAKQYLPEGQSGIITFGLKGGFDAAKKVVDETKLFSLLANIGDTKSLIIHPASTTHQQLSEEDQLSTGVSKDLIRLSVGIEDIEDLIADLQAVFESVTQAQYSINKN is encoded by the coding sequence ATGAGTACACAAAAATTTGCAACAAACGCGCTACATGCAGGACACGATGTTACTAAAAACGCAGGAACTAGAGCCGTTCCAATTTATCAAACTTCATCATACGTATTTAATAATGCAGATCACGCCGCCAATTTATTTGGTCTTGCCGAAGCTGGATTTATTTACACACGATTGAATAATCCAACAAATGATGTGCTGGAACAACGCCTTGCAGCGCTTGAAGGCGGGATTGGAGCTGTAGTGACAGCATCAGGAGCATCGGCAATTTCGACAACTTTATTGACGCTATTAAGAGCTGGAGATCATATTGTAGCATCAAACAGTTTATATGGAGGAACTTACAATTTGCTAAGTGTGACATTGCCACGATTAGGAATTACCACTACGTTTGTAGATCCTTCAAAACCAGAAAATTTTACTAAAGCTGCCAAAGAAAATACAAGAGCCTTTTTTGTAGAATCTTTAGGAAATCCAAAACTTGATGTTTTGGACTTAAAAGGAATTTCGGCGGAAGCCAAAGCATTCAAAGTGCCGTTTATAGTAGATAATACAGTTGCGACACCTTATTTATTAAACCCAATTAAATATGGTGCCGATATTGTAATTCATTCCTTGACTAAATATATTGCCGGAAACGGAACTTCATTAGGAGGCGTTATTATCGATGCCGGAAATTTTGATTGGGCAAACGGAAAATTTCCTGAATTTACGGAGCCTTCAGCGGGATATCATGGATTAGTGTACCACGAAGCTTTAGGAAATGCGGCTTTTATTGCAAAAGCAAGAATCGAAGGATTGCGTGATTTTGGCTCGGCATTGAGTCCGTTTAATGCTTTTCAAATTATTCAGGGATTAGAAACTTTGCCAATCCGAATTAAAAAACACAGCGAAAATGCTTTGGCCTTGGCTGAATGGCTTGAAAAACAAGATGAGGTAGTTTGGGTAAATTATCCAGGCTTGAAATCAAGCAAATACCACGATTTAGCCAAACAATATTTGCCAGAAGGACAAAGTGGGATTATCACGTTTGGGTTAAAAGGCGGTTTTGATGCTGCGAAAAAAGTGGTTGACGAAACTAAATTATTCTCATTGTTGGCCAACATTGGCGATACAAAATCATTAATTATACATCCAGCAAGTACTACGCACCAGCAATTGTCTGAAGAAGATCAATTGTCAACTGGAGTTTCAAAAGATTTAATCCGACTTTCTGTTGGAATCGAAGATATCGAAGATTTAATTGCTGACTTGCAAGCTGTTTTTGAAAGCGTTACACAAGCGCAATACAGCATCAATAAAAATTAG
- a CDS encoding aspartate kinase, with protein sequence MSKLKINIILFGIGNIGSTLINQIIESQEFFLQSKNVDFHFPIITNSTVAFFEKEGVGYAWETNFRELAVPFRVEDIVEFAKENEFENLIAVDATASDELISHYNTLIENGFNIVAVNKKANTLPIDLYKQLRENLKKYDKEFLYETSVDTGFPVLQTLRDLYYSGEKITKIRGVFSDHLSYIFNRFSLEENSFSAILKDASLLGLMRNTFKEDLSGNDTARKLLILTREIGKEFELADIKINPIIKEEHLEKNGILNKEAIDKSYKIAKITQREDHVLRYIGEYDIEKNTLEVKLVSEPVTSAIGQLKGSDAIFEIYTQSYADVPIVIQGASPCKQAISRGIITDILKVAEKIKNKEAVWL encoded by the coding sequence ATGTCAAAGCTTAAAATAAATATTATTCTTTTTGGAATTGGAAATATCGGAAGCACTTTGATCAATCAAATTATTGAAAGTCAGGAATTTTTTCTGCAAAGCAAGAATGTCGATTTTCATTTTCCAATAATTACCAATTCAACTGTTGCTTTTTTCGAGAAAGAAGGCGTAGGCTATGCTTGGGAAACTAATTTTAGAGAATTGGCTGTTCCTTTCAGGGTTGAAGATATTGTGGAATTTGCGAAAGAAAATGAATTTGAAAATTTGATTGCCGTAGATGCTACAGCCAGTGACGAACTGATTAGTCATTATAATACTTTGATCGAAAACGGATTTAATATTGTAGCCGTAAACAAAAAAGCCAACACGCTTCCGATCGATCTTTATAAACAGCTGAGAGAAAATCTAAAAAAGTACGATAAAGAGTTTTTATATGAAACATCGGTCGATACGGGATTTCCGGTTTTGCAGACTTTAAGAGATTTGTATTATTCGGGCGAAAAAATCACAAAAATCAGAGGAGTTTTTTCAGATCATCTGAGTTATATCTTCAATAGATTTTCTTTAGAGGAAAATTCTTTTTCAGCTATTTTGAAAGATGCCAGCCTCCTAGGATTGATGCGCAATACTTTTAAAGAAGATTTATCAGGAAATGACACAGCTCGAAAATTATTGATTTTGACTCGCGAAATTGGAAAAGAGTTCGAATTAGCAGATATAAAGATCAATCCTATTATAAAGGAAGAACATTTAGAGAAAAATGGAATATTAAATAAAGAGGCAATTGACAAATCGTATAAAATAGCAAAAATTACACAGCGCGAAGATCATGTGTTGCGTTATATTGGTGAATATGATATCGAGAAAAATACACTCGAGGTAAAGTTAGTTTCAGAACCTGTTACATCGGCAATTGGTCAATTAAAAGGATCAGATGCCATTTTTGAAATTTATACACAATCTTACGCTGATGTGCCAATTGTTATACAAGGAGCATCACCTTGTAAACAGGCAATTTCAAGAGGAATTATAACTGATATTTTAAAAGTTGCCGAAAAAATTAAAAATAAAGAAGCAGTTTGGCTTTAA
- a CDS encoding alpha/beta fold hydrolase, with protein MENIPNPIIIQDFITESGAIFSSLPLSFTLSGLPLHTAPIVLVNHALTGNAQVTGENGWWSDLIGDGKTIDTNRFTVLAFNVPGNGNDSFLIENYQDFTARDIARIFIKGLKSLNIEQVFAIIGGSVGGGIAWEILALEPNITEHLIPIATDWKSTDWMIANCYLQEQILNNSSKPIEDARIHAMLCYRSPESFKEKFQRTINQDLLIFNIESWLAHHGKKLQQRFQLSSYKLMNQLLKTIDITRNSEDFETLISKSNAAIHIVAINSDLFFTPKENLETYQELKRFKDNVFYSEIDSVHGHDAFLIEYKQLDHLLADIFKAETIAK; from the coding sequence TTGGAAAATATACCCAATCCTATTATAATTCAAGATTTCATCACAGAAAGTGGTGCGATATTTTCATCATTGCCGTTAAGTTTTACGCTTTCTGGCTTGCCTTTGCATACCGCACCAATCGTTTTAGTCAATCATGCTTTGACTGGAAATGCGCAAGTGACTGGGGAAAACGGCTGGTGGAGTGATTTGATTGGAGATGGTAAAACCATTGATACAAACAGATTCACTGTTTTAGCCTTTAATGTTCCGGGAAATGGAAATGATTCATTCCTAATCGAAAATTATCAGGATTTTACCGCCAGAGATATTGCAAGAATTTTTATCAAAGGTTTGAAATCGCTAAACATAGAACAGGTTTTTGCTATAATCGGCGGTTCTGTAGGTGGCGGAATTGCTTGGGAAATTTTGGCATTGGAGCCAAACATCACAGAACATCTAATTCCGATTGCGACAGACTGGAAATCGACTGATTGGATGATTGCCAATTGTTATTTGCAGGAACAAATCTTAAACAATTCGTCAAAACCAATTGAAGATGCCAGAATTCATGCTATGCTCTGTTATCGATCTCCTGAATCATTCAAAGAAAAATTTCAGCGAACCATCAATCAAGATCTTCTGATTTTTAATATCGAAAGCTGGCTGGCACACCACGGAAAAAAATTGCAACAAAGATTTCAGTTGTCATCCTATAAATTGATGAACCAATTGCTCAAAACCATAGATATTACTCGAAATAGTGAGGATTTCGAAACTTTAATATCAAAATCAAACGCGGCGATTCATATTGTTGCAATCAATTCAGATTTGTTTTTTACGCCAAAAGAAAACCTGGAAACCTATCAGGAACTAAAAAGGTTTAAAGACAATGTTTTTTATAGCGAAATTGATTCGGTTCACGGACATGACGCTTTTTTAATCGAGTACAAACAATTAGATCATTTACTTGCCGATATTTTTAAGGCAGAAACAATAGCAAAATAA